A part of Solenopsis invicta isolate M01_SB chromosome 2, UNIL_Sinv_3.0, whole genome shotgun sequence genomic DNA contains:
- the LOC105200824 gene encoding uncharacterized protein LOC105200824, with translation MAVNNLNPTFDSYETETLTCPKIVKITKFQMGWGLTRTHCQCNDSYGASTQVQKCAPSKQVLPACPPIITAAVKSTCRARRMLVSVIILIFLLAAIYWISLRQQANPGIRRPMRIQPQASRNTASEQTEAMEMSER, from the exons ATGGCGGTGAACAATCTAAATCCTACATTCGACAGTTATGAAACTGAAACACTGACATGCCCG AAAATCGTCAAAATTACTAAATTCCAAATGGGGTGGGGTTTGACAAGGACGCATTGCCAGTGCAACGACAGCTATGGTGCATCGACACAAGTGCAAAAATGCGCTCCATCAAAGCAAGTCCTGCCGGCATGTCCTCCCATCATAACGGCTGCGGTGAAGTCCACTTGTAGAGCAAGACGGATGCTCGTTTCTGTCATCATCCTGATCTTTTTGTTGGCTGCTATATATTGGATATCCTTGCGCCAGCAAGCGAACCCCGGTATACGTCGACCAATGAGAATTCAACCTCAAGCTTCACGAAATACCGCATCGGAGCAAACCGAGGCTATGGAAATGTCTGAAAGATGA